The window CTCGATGACCACACCCAGCAGAACGTAAAAAGGGAGTGGTTAAAATGAATCGCTGCTCTTCACTGGCAATGAACATTATACGCATGCCGGGGGGCGTGTCAACGTGCAGGGCTTTTCAAAAGTCACCCTGGGGACACAGAGTACACAGAGGAGTCACAGAGATTCACAGAGAAAGCGCCTTCTTTGCTCCGTGATCTCTGTGACTCCTCCGTGATCTCTGTGTACGCTTTTGACAACTGAAAAGCCCTGGTCAACGTGAGGGATGATGTGCAGACGTGCTATACTTGACATGGAGACACTGCTATCGATATGAACCTGGATGATATTGCCCATAGCCGCCTCCATAACTTGCAGCTATCGCGCCCGGAACTGGGCACGCCGGCCGAGATGGTGGGCTGGCTGGGGGCGGCGCAGGCCCAGGATTTCGCCGGGGCCAAGTGGTCGCTGGGGCTGCGCCTGCGGCCGACGCATGACGCGGCCATCGAACAAGCCTTCAACGACGGCCAAATCCTGCGGACGCACATGATGCGGCCGACGTGGCACTTCGTCACCCCGGCCGACATTCGCTGGATACTGGCCCTCACCTCGCCGCGCGTCCACCAACTGAATCGCTCCATGTACCGCCAACTGGAGTTGGATGGCGACACATTGGCCCGTTGCGCCACCGTGATTACGGATGCGCTGGGCGGCGGCCGGCAACTGACCCGCAACGAAGCGGGGCAGGCGCTGGAAGGCGCGGGAATCCGCGTCCCTGGCGGCCCGGATCGCGGCGGGCAGCGGCTGGCCTACATCATGATGTGGGCCGAACTGGAAGGGCTGATCTGTAGCGGGCCGCGGCGGGGCAAGCAGTTCACCTACATGCTGCTGGACGAGCGCGCGCCCAATGCGACCACGCTATCACGCGATGAGGCGCTGGCCGAACTCACGCGGCGCTACTTTCGCAGCCACGGCCCGGCCATGGCGGCCGACTTCGCCCGCTGGTCGGGGCTGACGTTGACCGACGCGCGCGCCGGGCTGGCGGCGGTGGCCGCCGAGTTGCAGCAGGCAGTCATCGAGGGCCAAGCCTACTGGTTTGCCGGCGACCCCCGGCCGCCGCGCGACCCGTCGCCCACCGCCTACCTGGTGTCGATCTACGACGAATACACCATCGGCTACAAGGATGGTCGCGCCATCGGCAGCGCGGCCGTGGGCGAGATCTTGGCCGGGATGGGCAACGCGTTGCAGAATGTGATTATTCTGGATGGGCAGATTGTGGGGACGTGGCGGCGGGCCATTAAAAGCGGCTCTGTGATGATCGCGCTACACCCGCTGCAACGGTTGACGGAGCGTGAAAACGCGGCCGTCGTCCGGGCCGCGGGGCTGTATGGGGAATTTGTCGGTTTGCCGGTAGAGTTCACCTATGAAGCATAAAGCTCTTTATTGCATTCATAGCACCCATTCAGCTTGTCTTCTGCTTCTCGCTCTATTGTTCCTGCTGATCGCCTGCACACGTGTCGACGGCGGCGGGACGACTCAGCCTACTGGGCCGGCGACGCCTGTGGCGGCCACATCGACAGCCGCAGTCGATACACAGCCCGGTTTCTACCTGCTCTATCAAGCCGGGCAAGGTGGGCCGGAGCAACAGGAGATATACCGATTTGACTTTGCCGAAAGCCGGCCGGTGGCACCGGGGGATCTCGTGCCCGGACAACCGCTCTCTCCGGACCAAAAACGCATCGTCATTACCACCAGGCCCACCTCCAGGACAGACCACACTCGCTCCCATGCCGTACTCGATCTGGAGCAAGGTACGATGGAACCCTTGCCGTTGATCGCTCCGTCGCCCCATCTCTTCTGGTCGCCGGATGGCCGGCAATTGATGTATGCCAGCTACCCGGAAGATACGGGCCAATTGGTCGTCTATGACTTCGAGAAGGGCGAAAACATCGTACTTTTCGACGACCACTCTGTCTGGAGCACGGCGGGCTGGTCGGCTGACGGCAAGTTGGCCGCCTTTGTCGCCGTGACCGACGGCCAATATGACCTCTACGTTCTCGAAATGGACACCCTCGCCGTGCGCCGTCTGACGGACACGACAGATATCGAGACAGGCACGGTCTGGTCGCCGGTGAGCGACGAGTTGCTCGTTGGCACGACTGTCTACACCGAGCACGCCTTTGAGTTATGGCCTTATGCTGTTGACAGCTTGGCTATCATCAGTAGCGACGGGCAGGAACGCGATCTCGGCCGCTATGACTATTTGCAATCATCATCGCTGGCCTGGTCAGTCGATGGGGAGAGTGTTGCTTACTCTGAAAAAGGCAAGTTGTGTATGCTGTCGCTCGGCAATGGTCAGCGGGATTGTCCATTGGTAGACCTTGAGCCTTACGGCACGTACTTCGCGTCTTTTGGTGAGCCGCCGGTATGGTCGCCCGATAATCGCTGGCTGGCCTTCCGCGCCACCGGATATCGAGACCGCGGTTGTGATGATGGGGTCTATGCGCTTGAGCTGGCAACGAAGAAGGTAGTCGTTGTCGACGAAGGGGGTTGTAACACTGGCCCTCTATACTGGGTTGGGCAATAGCGTTTATAGCGCGCGGAGAATCTAGACGGCAAGTCAAGTAAAGTAATGGAGTAGCGGAATGCAATCGTTAAAAGTGGCAAGAGCGATCTACTCCCTCATTGGCCTTCTGTTGGCCTGTGTCGCGTGCTCAGTTGATACAACACAGCTTCCTGCTATTGATGAATCTACTCATGTAGTGGATGCTTCTGCAGTATCAGAGGCTCAGCCCTCCCCAGTTGTTGAACAGACTCATCGAGTTACGCTTACTGCCACGGTGCAGAATCCCACCTCCTCTGTTCAACAACTGGCAACCGCAACAGGGGAATCAACAGGTACGCCTTCACCTGGTTTGGTGGAATTGACCGGGCCTCTAGCGTTGCTCGTAGCTGAATCGGCACAGCCCCCCTATTTCAGTGCATCAATCTTTGATTTTGGCACAGTCAGTATCCAGGATTTTGTTTTTCAAGACGATCGACCAATCGCAGCACAATGGCTGGGCGACGGCTGTCAACTTTACCTTAATGGCGATGTATATGATTTGGATGGCAATATGGTCTGGCAAGTACCATTGCCAATCAAGACCAGATTAGGCTCTCTATATACAGCGCGACTCTCCCCACAGAAGAATTGGCTGGCTTCCCCGATTTTCTCCGGCCCCGAAACATTCGATAGTAATGAGTTCGTCGATGTGGAAACTGCATCGCTCTTGTCTCCATTTCCATCCTATAGGCTTACACAGCGAGGTGGCGCTGAGTCTGGAACATTTGTCTGGAGTCCTGATGAGCAATGGGTGTATTACAGTGATTATGACGCGAATGGAACGCTTCAGATCTTTCGCGCATCGCCTGATGGACACATTCAGGAGCAACTGACAAAGCATGAGGGAGTCCTTGGCACTGTCGATAGCCTGGCGATATCACCTAATGGGCAGTACCTCGCCTATGGAATCACAAACCTGCTGTTTACGACGGCCCCGTACCAGTATGAGGAGTCTGATGAAGGCTGGGTTAGCATCATCGATTTGGATGAGGGTTCTATCACACAGATCAGTCTCCCTAAGTTTGGTGGAGTCTTCGACGAGGATGGGTTGTGGTGGAGTGCGACAGGTAGTGAACTTCTTGTTTTCGGTGATAGCTTGCCGATTTCGCCAACGGATCCTCTACATGGAAACCAGATCCACTGGATCCGTGTTGATGAAGGTGCAGTTCCCTTTCACTCAGTTTATGACGTGGAAGTGCCTGGCGGCTCAATAGAGTGGGTGATGCCCTTTTCAACAGACTTGAATACACTCTTTCTAAAGACACGAACAGGCTATTTTTTGCTTGAGGAAGGGATATTCAGCCCATATCAAGGAGCGGAATTGCTAGAGGAAGTCGAAACCAATAACAGAATAATTGGCTTCATACCCGGGCCGATCAATTTTCATGGCGAGGCAGTATGTCAAAAGTAGCCTAATTGATTACAGCAGAGTGGGCTGGTAGAAGCAGTAACCAGTGTGATCCAATCCGAATTTCCAGAACCGGGAAGGCGGGCAAGTAATTGCGATCATAATCGAAAGACAGCTTCATTTAATCAGCCGCCCATCGAATCGACCGATGCTCATACACGATCTCCGCCTCATCTCGAATCGGGCGAATAAGGACGAACGTGTCGGGATAGTGGACATTGATCCGCTCCAGCAACGGCCCGAAGGCCGCATCGTGGTCGATCAGCCGGCCTTGATAGACGGCCACGTATTGCCCGGTATATTCGGCGCGCCAGGTCGGGTACATCCGCGCGAATGCGTCGGCCTCCGCTTCCCAACCGGTGGGCATGTCGGGTATCTCCAGCAGCGGCAAACCGCGTTCCACGGCTTCGGCCATCACATCGTCAAGCGAGCGAGCCTGACGTTTCGCGAGACGGCGGACGCGCTCAA is drawn from Candidatus Promineifilum breve and contains these coding sequences:
- a CDS encoding winged helix DNA-binding domain-containing protein codes for the protein MNLDDIAHSRLHNLQLSRPELGTPAEMVGWLGAAQAQDFAGAKWSLGLRLRPTHDAAIEQAFNDGQILRTHMMRPTWHFVTPADIRWILALTSPRVHQLNRSMYRQLELDGDTLARCATVITDALGGGRQLTRNEAGQALEGAGIRVPGGPDRGGQRLAYIMMWAELEGLICSGPRRGKQFTYMLLDERAPNATTLSRDEALAELTRRYFRSHGPAMAADFARWSGLTLTDARAGLAAVAAELQQAVIEGQAYWFAGDPRPPRDPSPTAYLVSIYDEYTIGYKDGRAIGSAAVGEILAGMGNALQNVIILDGQIVGTWRRAIKSGSVMIALHPLQRLTERENAAVVRAAGLYGEFVGLPVEFTYEA
- a CDS encoding TolB family protein, with protein sequence MKHKALYCIHSTHSACLLLLALLFLLIACTRVDGGGTTQPTGPATPVAATSTAAVDTQPGFYLLYQAGQGGPEQQEIYRFDFAESRPVAPGDLVPGQPLSPDQKRIVITTRPTSRTDHTRSHAVLDLEQGTMEPLPLIAPSPHLFWSPDGRQLMYASYPEDTGQLVVYDFEKGENIVLFDDHSVWSTAGWSADGKLAAFVAVTDGQYDLYVLEMDTLAVRRLTDTTDIETGTVWSPVSDELLVGTTVYTEHAFELWPYAVDSLAIISSDGQERDLGRYDYLQSSSLAWSVDGESVAYSEKGKLCMLSLGNGQRDCPLVDLEPYGTYFASFGEPPVWSPDNRWLAFRATGYRDRGCDDGVYALELATKKVVVVDEGGCNTGPLYWVGQ
- a CDS encoding TolB family protein, which translates into the protein MQSLKVARAIYSLIGLLLACVACSVDTTQLPAIDESTHVVDASAVSEAQPSPVVEQTHRVTLTATVQNPTSSVQQLATATGESTGTPSPGLVELTGPLALLVAESAQPPYFSASIFDFGTVSIQDFVFQDDRPIAAQWLGDGCQLYLNGDVYDLDGNMVWQVPLPIKTRLGSLYTARLSPQKNWLASPIFSGPETFDSNEFVDVETASLLSPFPSYRLTQRGGAESGTFVWSPDEQWVYYSDYDANGTLQIFRASPDGHIQEQLTKHEGVLGTVDSLAISPNGQYLAYGITNLLFTTAPYQYEESDEGWVSIIDLDEGSITQISLPKFGGVFDEDGLWWSATGSELLVFGDSLPISPTDPLHGNQIHWIRVDEGAVPFHSVYDVEVPGGSIEWVMPFSTDLNTLFLKTRTGYFLLEEGIFSPYQGAELLEEVETNNRIIGFIPGPINFHGEAVCQK
- a CDS encoding DUF5678 domain-containing protein codes for the protein MNSGPGFALPPNLIERVRRLAKRQARSLDDVMAEAVERGLPLLEIPDMPTGWEAEADAFARMYPTWRAEYTGQYVAVYQGRLIDHDAAFGPLLERINVHYPDTFVLIRPIRDEAEIVYEHRSIRWAAD